One Triticum dicoccoides isolate Atlit2015 ecotype Zavitan chromosome 4B, WEW_v2.0, whole genome shotgun sequence genomic window carries:
- the LOC119290640 gene encoding nuclear poly(A) polymerase 3-like, which translates to MVLDRPVGRPAFRKPERRTLAPPRGTGPPPPPPIPPTPGVYLRGPPPLPPPGAILPRPIVVCLDLARMKQMDSSRSSSLMKFLEDTGVSPSEEETRRRERIILELHKIVMDWAKMVAFNQGGKPWITSGTVLTFGSYDLGAYGPESDIDAVCVGPCIASLQHHFFVVLRQMLEARPEVSDLHSIESARVPLMRFKFNGVSVDFPYAQLPVINAAEAIHANDPRLLEKVDAASWRCLSGVRVNRQIMQLVPNMKKFQLLLRCLKLWARKRGIHCHLVGFFAGIHLAVLGAYVCRRHPNATANTLLCRFFEIFSHWPWPLPVSLHDQTPLWSPDGCSLMPIVMPCYPPEFCASNVTKSTFNKIKEELWRGLSLTKDTSSVDVDWNWIFAPFPYAAKYKHFLRIVLSAPTTEELRDWVGWVKSRFRSLILKLESLNIGCDPNPLEQVDHSIGEPNAVFLWGLIMYSNTQICTTSLKKDFMRSVTNNIYGKEKCAHSDIELSVVGMPQVPKSMSDQSAYLQKLPNLPPRMLGYPPMRQGCNAVG; encoded by the exons ATGGTGCTCGACCGCCCCGTCGGGCGCCCGGCCTTCCGCAAGCCCGAGCGCCGAACCCTAGCCCCGCCGCGTGGTACGGGCCCTCCGCCTCCCCCGCCGATTCCGCCCACGCCGGGGGTGTACCTCCGGGGGCCTCCACCGCTCCCGCCTCCCGGTGCCATCCTGCCGCGCCCGATCGTCGTCTGTCTCGATCTCGCCAGGATGAAGCAAATGGATTCCTCCCGGAGCTCTTCTCTTATGAAG TTCCTTGAGGATACGGGGGTTTCGCCCTCGGAGGAGGAAACCCGGAGGAGGGAGAGGATCAtactcgagctccacaag ATAGTTATGGATTGGGCGAAAATGGTGGCGTTCAACCAGGGGGGGAAACCTTGGATCACATCAGGCACGGTGTTGACCTTTGGCTCCTATGATTTAGGG GCATATGGACCTGAATCTGATATTGATGCAGTCTGTGTTGGTCCTTGCATTGCATCACTACAA CATCATTTCTTCGTTGTCCTGCGACAAATGCTTGAAGCAAGGCCAGAAGTATCAGACTTGCATTCTATTGAAAGTGCTAGGGTTCCATTGATGCGCTTTAAATTCAACGGTGTGTCAGTTGATTTTCCATATGCCCAGCTGCCAGTTATCAATGCTGCAGAG GCTATACATGCAAATGATCCCCGTTTGCTAGAGAAAGTTGACGCGGCAAGCTGGAGATGTCTATCTGGAGTCCGTGTTAATAGACAAATCATGCAATTAGTTCCAAATATGAAG AAATTTCAACTTTTGTTGCGCTGCCTTAAACTCTGGGCAAGAAAAAGAGGAATTCATTGCCAT CTAGTTGGCTTCTTTGCTGGAATTCATTTGGCGGTTCTCGGAGCATATGTTTGCCGCAGACATCCAAATGCTACTGCCAATACTTTGTTGTGTAGGTTCTTTGAGATATTTTCTCACTGGCCTTGGCCTCTTCCGGTGTCTTTGCATGACCAAACACCTCTTTGGAGTCCTGACGGGTGCTCTCTCATGCCCATAGTGATGCCCTGTTATCCACCAGAATTTTGTGCCTCTAATGTCACAAAAAGCACTTTCAACAAAATCAAAGAAGAGCTTTGGCGAGGTTTATCTTTGACCAAG GATACAAGTAGTGTTGATGTCGACTGGAATTGGATTTTTGCACCGTTTCCATATGCTGCAAAATATAAGCACTTCCTTCGCATAGTTCTCTCAGCTCCGACAACTGAAGAGTTACGTGATTGGGTTGGATGGGTGAAATCACGATTCCGCAGCCTTATTCTCAAG CTGGAAAGCCTTAACATTGGTTGTGACCCAAATCCCTTAGAGCAAGTGGATCATAGCATCGGTGAGCCAAATGCTGTATTCTTGTGGGGTCTCATCATGTATAGTAATACTCAGATCTGTACAACTTCTCTCAAAAAGGACTTCATGAGAAGTGTCACCAACAACATCTATGGAAAGGAAAAGTGTGCTCATTCAGACATAGAATTGTCTGTTGTCGGTATGCCTCAGGTGCCTAAAAGCATGTCTGATCAATCGGCCTACTTACAGAAACTGCCGAATCTGCCACCGCGAATGCTGGGCTACCCACCGATGAGGCAGGGATGCAATGCAGTTGGTTAA